In Macadamia integrifolia cultivar HAES 741 chromosome 13, SCU_Mint_v3, whole genome shotgun sequence, one DNA window encodes the following:
- the LOC122059345 gene encoding pentatricopeptide repeat-containing protein At1g09220, mitochondrial, whose amino-acid sequence MLILKSPDRVKLIACSSTTSLIASLISSSKQSTQTHALVSQPDQQQLLSLLTHYSTRTHSLQIHSKLITTGFCRCRVDNTGILIWNTLLREYSLGIFPEEALKLYKQVQEVSASSSYTPDSFTYSFLLKACANLDQPIKGNQVYALVIKVGYGFHVYVQTALVNLYTVCGCLVEAKKVFDEMHERNLVTWNVMITGFIKWGEIDMAQSLFDRMLVRNVVSWTCMIDGYTRMNQPVEALRLFIWMMIDDGIKPTEITILAILPSVANLGALDICQSLHSYSEKVGFNAFDIRVTNSFIDVYAKCGCIDSAFKVFEKISTENRNLVSWTSIISAFAMHGMATEAVKWFEKMEQMGLSPNEVTFLSLLNACSHGGLVDEGLEFYSKMVNRYQILPNIKHYGCLVDMLGRAGRLEDAEKMVMQIPAEIVNVIIWRTLLGACNFHGNVEMGERVMRKVLEMEKGYSGDYVLLSNIFAGVGRFEDAESVRRCMDERDVLKIPGLSLHALQSRNKQTMCMH is encoded by the coding sequence ATGCTCATTTTGAAATCTCCAGATCGCGTTAAGTTGATTGCTTGTAGTTCTACAACTTCCCTCATTGCTTCATTGATATCATCTTCAAAACAATCCACCCAAACCCATGCGTTGGTGAGCCAACCTGATCAACAACAGTTACTGTCTCTGTTAACCCATTACTCAACAAGAACCCATTCACTCCAAATCCATTCCAAACTGATCACAACTGGGTTCTGCAGATGTAGAGTGGACAATACTGGTATACTAATCTGGAACACTTTACTTAGGGAGTACTCACTCGGCATTTTCCCTGAAGAAGCTTTGAAGCTTTATAAACAAGTTCAAGAGGTTTCAGCTTCTTCTTCATATACACCTGATAGCTTCACGTACTCTTTCCTCCTCAAGGCTTGTGCTAATTTGGATCAACCCATCAAGGGAAATCAGGTATATGCTCTTGTTATCAAAGTGGGATATGGGTTTCACGTTTATGTGCAGACAGCTTTGGTAAACTTGTACACAGTTTGTGGGTGTTTAGTTGAAGCTAAGAAAGTGTTCGATGAAATGCATGAAAGAAATTTAGTAACTTGGAATGTCATGATCACTGGTTTCATAAAATGGGGTGAGATTGATATGGCTCAGTCACTGTTTGATAGAATGCTTGTTCGGAATGTTGTCTCCTGGACATGTATGATTGATGGGTATACCCGGATGAATCAACCTGTGGAAGCCCTTCGTCTTTTTATTTGGATGATGATAGATGATGGCATAAAACCGACTGAAATAACAATCCTGGCCATCCTTCCTTCAGTTGCAAATCTTGGGGCACTTGATATTTGCCAGTCACTTCACTCTTATAGTGAGAAAGTTGGGTTTAATGCTTTTGACATCCGTGTTACAAATTCATTTATAGATGTATATGCTAAATGTGGGTGCATTGATAGTGCATTTAAAGTGTTTGAAAAGATCTCAACTGAGAATAGGAACTTGGTGTCGTGGACATCAATAATTTCTGCATTCGCCATGCATGGGATGGCAACAGAAGCTGTAAAGTGGTTTGAGAAGATGGAGCAGATGGGCTTGAGTCCTAATGAGGTGACTTTCTTGAGTCTTTTGAATGCTTGCAGCCATGGAGGATTAGTTGACGAGGGACTTGAGTTTTACTCAAAAATGGTTAATAGGTACCAAATCTTGCCAAATATTAAGCACTATGGTTGCCTAGTAGACATGTTAGGAAGGGCGGGGAGGTTAGAGGATGCAGAGAAAATGGTGATGCAGATACCTGCAGAGATTGTTAATGTGATCATTTGGAGGACTCTTTTGGGTGCTTGCAACTTCCATGGGAATGTGGAGATGGGTGAGAGAGTAATGAGAAAGGTATTGGAGATGGAGAAAGGGTACAGTGGAGATTATGTTCTATTGTCTAATATATTTGCGGGTGTTGGAAGGTTTGAGGATGCTGAGAGTGTAAGGAGATGTATGGATGAGAGGGATGTCCTCAAAATTCCTGGTCTTAGTTTACATGCACTCCAAAGCAGGAACAAGCAGACCATGTGCATGCACTAG